The following DNA comes from Candidatus Sulfotelmatobacter sp..
GAACGCTCAATGCCAGGATGAAGGTCCACCAGCGATTCGCTTTGAATCGAGGCATTCTCATCCTTCCTGTCCCCGGTACGTAACTCTGGCCAAGCTTCTGGCCATGCGTGCGCTCAAGTCCGATGCCCGTGACGCGCAGGGATGGATACGGGGTGAACCCCAAAGCGTCTGAGGGATTGGGCTGGGCCTGAACTCCCCTTTAGGCTATTCCCATTGACAGGGACCTATCAACAAAATTCTCGTCCCCGCCCGACCCCGCTCGGGCTACAGCTGGGGTGAGATTCTCCGAGCCGCCGTCCGGCGATACAAGAATCTGTCAAGCGCGCCGCAGTTTGGGCCCCGAGGCGGTGTCCTCGACCAGCACGCCCTGGGACTTCAGCTGATCCCGGAGGCGGTCCGACTCGCCCCAGTTGCGCGACTTGCGGGCGGCTTCCCGGGCCCGGACGAGCGCCAGCACCTCGGCGGGCCACTCCTCGGTGGCCGGGGCCCGCCAGAACATCCCCAGCACCGCGCCGAGCTGCAACAGAGCGCGAGCGGCACCTCGGGCCTCCGCCCCCACACCCTCATCGAGGGCCCGATTGACCGCTCGAGAGAGGTCGAAGAGGTGCCCGATGGCCCTGGCGGTGTTGAAGTCGTCGTCCATCGACTCGTGGAACTCGCGATCGGCCAAAGCCACCGCCTCCCCGAGCCATCCTCCGACCCCGGCCGCGGCGGCGATCGCGCCCACCCCCTTCGGCGGCGGCGAGAGCTCACCCGTCCACGCTCCGGCGCGCTCGAGCGGCGAGCGAAGCCGCGCGTAGGCGACGCCCGCCTCCTTCAATCGCTCGAGAGTGAACTCGATCGGGCTCCGGTAGTGAGTCGAGAGCAGGTAATAGCGCACCACCTCGGGGTCCACCTGCTCGGCGATGTCCTCGATGAAGAACAGATTGCCGGTGCTCTTCGACATCTTCTCGCCGCCCAGATTGACCATGCCGTTCTCGCTCCAGAAATTCGCCGGCGGCTTGCCGGTGAAGGCCTCGCTCTGGGCGATCTCGTTTTCGTGGTGCGGGAAGATCAGATCCTGGCCCCCGCCGTGGATGTCGAAGGTCTCGCCGAGGTATCGCATGGCCATGGCCGAGCACTCGATGTGCCAGCCGGGCCGACCCGGCCCCCACGGCGAATCCCACGCCGGCTCGCCGGGCTTCGATCCCTTCCACAGCGCGAAGTCGAGCGGATCGCGTTTGGCCTCGCCCGGCTCGATGCGATACCCCTCGCGCAGCTCGTCCACGCGCCGCCCCGACAGCTTTCCGTAGTCGCTCTTCGAGCGCACGTCGAAGTACACGTCGCCGCCCGCCGCATAGGCGTGGCCCTTCGCGATCAGGCCGGCGATCATCGCGTGCATCTCGGGGATGTGCTGGGTGGCGCGCGGATAGACGGTGGCCCGCTCGATGTTGTGCAAGTCGGCGAAGCGGAGATAGGCCTCGATGTTGCGCTCGCTCACCGACTCCCAGGGCACTCCCTCGCTGTTGGCTCGGGCGATGATCTTGTCGTCGACATCGGTGAAGTTGTAGACGTAGCTCACCTCGTAGCCGAGGTGCTCGAGATAGCGCCGCATCACCTCGCCCGAGAGGGAGGCGCGCACGTGCCCGACGTGCGGCTTGTTCTGAACCGTCATGCCGCACACGTACATGCGCACCTGGCCAGGTGTGACGGGAACGAATTCGCGTTTGTCGCGGGTCAGGGTGTCGTAGATGCGGAGCGTCACGGGGTTCCTCGGTCAGGTGCGAGCGGGCTGGGCGCCGGGCGACAGGACCAGTTCGCGGCCGGCGCTGAAACGATGGCCGGCGCGCGCCAGCGCGGAGTGCACACGGCGCCGCAGCTCGCGCGAGACTTCCGGCGCGTCCGGACCCGGGTGAGCGCGCAGGACCAGACGAAGCGTCGCATCGGTCGGTGTGAGCGACTCGATGCCCCACACTTCGATCGGATCCATGAGCCGCGCACGCCACGCCGGATCCTCGTTCATCTCCTTCGCCACCTGGCGGCAGACCCCGATCGCCGCGTCGAAGTCGGCGCCGGTCGCCACCGGAACGTCCACGGCCAGCCGCTGCCAGCCGCGGCTGCGATTGGTCACGGTCTTCATCTCGCCGTTGGGAACGAAATGGACATAGCCGTTGAAGTCTCGCAGCGTGGTGATGCGCAGCGTGATGCTCTCGACCGTCGCCGGCTTGCCGTCGATTTCGATCAGGTCGCCCACCGAGAACATGTTCTCGGTCAGGATGAACACGCCGGCGATGATGTCGCGCACCAGCGTCTGCGCTCCGAACCCAAGCGCCACGCCGAAGATGCCGGCGCCGGCGAGCAGCGGCTGGATGTTCCAGCCCAGCACCGCGAGGACCCGGATGAAGGCGCCGGCGATCACCAGGGTGGTGACGACGTTCCGGATCACCAGATTGAGCGTGCGCGCCCGCTGGCGTGCGGCCTCGCTGTCGCCGCCGGCGCGGAGCACGACCCGCTCGATCCGCGCCGCCGCCAGGAACAGCAGGCGCTGCACCACGAACGCGACCGCCAGCGTGAGGCCGATGCGGTATGCCATCTGCGCCAGCTTGTCGGTCTCGGGCAAGAGCGCGCGCCAGCCGTTGCGCGTCTCCAGGATCACGGCGGCGAACATCGGGGTCATCGAACGACGCGCTAGACCAGCCCGGCCACGGTTTTCTTGTCGAGCCGCTTCACCAGCGCCACCAGCAGCTTGACCGTCGCTTCGAAGTCACGCTGATCGATGATGCTGACGTGGCTGTGGATGTAGCGCGCCGGCACGCCCATCGAAATGCTGGGCACGCCCTCGGCGTTGACGTGAATGCGCCCGGCATCGGTGCCGCCACGCTCTACCGACTCGAACTGGAGCGGGAGCTTGAGCTTCCTGGCGGTGTCCATGACCAGATCGAGCAGGCCCCGATTGGGAATGCAGCTCGAGTCGAACACGACTACGAGCGGGCCGCCGCCGAGCTTCTCGTCGCCCTCGGTCCCCGGAGTGTCGTGGGCGATTCCCACATCCAAAGCGATGCCCACGTCGGGATTCAACTTGAACGCCGAGGTCTGCGCGCCGCGCAGGCCGACTTCCTCCTGCACGGTGGCCACGGCGTAGACAGTGTTGGGATGAGCCACGCCCTTGAGCCTTCGCGCGGTCTCGGCGGCCAGCGCGCAGCCGATGCGATTGTCCCAGGCCTTGGCGAGCAGCAGATTGCGATGAGCCATCACCGTGAACGCCGAATCGGGAATGATCGGATCGCCCGGTCGGATGTCGAGCTTCTTCTTCACGTCCCAGTCCGAGGTCGCGCCGACGTCGATGTACATCTGGCGCACCTCGAGCACCTTCTTGCGATCCTCGTCCATCAGCTCGTGCGGCGGCTTGGAGCCGACCACGCCGAGCACATCGCCGGAGCGCGTCTTGATGATCAGGCGCTGGCCCAGCACCACGTGGCCCCACCAGCCGCCCAGCGGCAGGAACTTGACGAAGCCCTCCTTGGTCACGGACTTGACCATGAAGCCCACTTCGTCGAGATGTCCGGCCAGCATCACGCGCGGGCCCGCCGCCGAACCCTTCTTCTCGCAGATGAAGCTCCCCAGGCGATCGCGGCTCATCGCACCGATGCCCTTCAGGTGGCGCTCCATGACGGTCGCCACCTGGTTCTCGAATCCGGGGGCGCCGTGGGCTTCGACCAGCTCCTTCAGGAAACTCAGGGTTGAGTCCATGGGTTCTCCGTTGCGTCAGGTTCGGCTGGCTTCGCCGGACTCCGCGGTGCGGACTCCGCGCCGGCGACGGTGTTCGTCGAGCGCCAGGTCGATCATGCGCTGCACGACCTGGTCGTACGAGATTCCCCGCGCCCTGGCGGCCATCGGCACCAGACTGGTCGGCGTCATGCCGGGGATGGTGTTGACTTCGAGACAGTACGGCTCGTTCTGGGGGGACAACCTGAAATCCACGCGCGTCACGCCGCGGCAGTCGAGCGCGCGCGAAGCGCGCACGCCCAGCTCGCTGATCTTCTGCGCGAGCGGCGCGGGAAGATCCGCGGGGCAGAAGTATTCGCTCATGCCCGAGGTGTACTTGGCTTCGTAGTCGTAGTGGCCGTGCCTCGGGCGAATCT
Coding sequences within:
- the cysS gene encoding cysteine--tRNA ligase, translated to MTLRIYDTLTRDKREFVPVTPGQVRMYVCGMTVQNKPHVGHVRASLSGEVMRRYLEHLGYEVSYVYNFTDVDDKIIARANSEGVPWESVSERNIEAYLRFADLHNIERATVYPRATQHIPEMHAMIAGLIAKGHAYAAGGDVYFDVRSKSDYGKLSGRRVDELREGYRIEPGEAKRDPLDFALWKGSKPGEPAWDSPWGPGRPGWHIECSAMAMRYLGETFDIHGGGQDLIFPHHENEIAQSEAFTGKPPANFWSENGMVNLGGEKMSKSTGNLFFIEDIAEQVDPEVVRYYLLSTHYRSPIEFTLERLKEAGVAYARLRSPLERAGAWTGELSPPPKGVGAIAAAAGVGGWLGEAVALADREFHESMDDDFNTARAIGHLFDLSRAVNRALDEGVGAEARGAARALLQLGAVLGMFWRAPATEEWPAEVLALVRAREAARKSRNWGESDRLRDQLKSQGVLVEDTASGPKLRRA
- a CDS encoding mechanosensitive ion channel family protein; this translates as MFAAVILETRNGWRALLPETDKLAQMAYRIGLTLAVAFVVQRLLFLAAARIERVVLRAGGDSEAARQRARTLNLVIRNVVTTLVIAGAFIRVLAVLGWNIQPLLAGAGIFGVALGFGAQTLVRDIIAGVFILTENMFSVGDLIEIDGKPATVESITLRITTLRDFNGYVHFVPNGEMKTVTNRSRGWQRLAVDVPVATGADFDAAIGVCRQVAKEMNEDPAWRARLMDPIEVWGIESLTPTDATLRLVLRAHPGPDAPEVSRELRRRVHSALARAGHRFSAGRELVLSPGAQPART
- a CDS encoding M42 family metallopeptidase, whose amino-acid sequence is MDSTLSFLKELVEAHGAPGFENQVATVMERHLKGIGAMSRDRLGSFICEKKGSAAGPRVMLAGHLDEVGFMVKSVTKEGFVKFLPLGGWWGHVVLGQRLIIKTRSGDVLGVVGSKPPHELMDEDRKKVLEVRQMYIDVGATSDWDVKKKLDIRPGDPIIPDSAFTVMAHRNLLLAKAWDNRIGCALAAETARRLKGVAHPNTVYAVATVQEEVGLRGAQTSAFKLNPDVGIALDVGIAHDTPGTEGDEKLGGGPLVVVFDSSCIPNRGLLDLVMDTARKLKLPLQFESVERGGTDAGRIHVNAEGVPSISMGVPARYIHSHVSIIDQRDFEATVKLLVALVKRLDKKTVAGLV